One part of the Candidatus Bathyarchaeota archaeon genome encodes these proteins:
- a CDS encoding nucleotide pyrophosphohydrolase, protein MQIREFQEMMKQLYYKRDSERGIEGTYNWLVDEVAELGEELKGSDRAATEKEFADVIAWLASLANIMGIDLEKVALDKYPHRCPKCGQNPCGCTF, encoded by the coding sequence GTGCAGATACGTGAATTCCAAGAAATGATGAAGCAACTCTACTATAAACGCGACAGCGAACGCGGAATCGAAGGCACCTACAATTGGCTAGTAGATGAAGTCGCGGAGTTAGGCGAGGAACTTAAAGGCAGCGACCGAGCCGCCACCGAAAAAGAATTCGCCGACGTCATCGCCTGGCTGGCATCGCTGGCAAACATCATGGGCATAGACCTTGAGAAAGTCGCCTTAGACAAGTATCCTCATCGATGCCCCAAATGCGGCCAGAACCCCTGCGGATGCACGTTTTAG
- a CDS encoding DNA polymerase II large subunit, whose product MNISKGYQNYLDALNKELMHIYQISDSARSKGLDPALKTECIIAQDIADLVEGLVGPKGVAVSIRELSKTKPREEIAFVVAKEIAQGKFAQTDEEKTEEKLAEQAIRTALAIFTEGLTAAPIQGIAQVKVKKNADQTRYLGIYFAGPIRSAGGTDQALTLVVGDYVRLALNLDVYKPTEEEISRFVEELRLYERAVGRFQYHIPDAELRKALNLVPVECTGTESDPVEVSSYRNLERVETNRVRGGALRVINDGIVGRAQKVYVVVDKFGFHEWDWLKSFKKKSEKKSGGFMDDVIAGRPIFAFPSTRGGFRLRYGRSRNTGLSAVGIHPATMLVVESFLAAGTQMRLELPGKGGVTMPVDSIEKPVVLLKDGSVVRVSLENFVDVKGRVQKILFLGDMLIDFGDFLYSNKTLPPSGYVEEWWSKDLQNAILAKYGGDACKASEACKLPSDKLENFIYDPFKNKPTAKEAAAISQVLGVPLAPNCIFYWTGTPTVEDVLCLRRWLGSCEVALQDGFACKITGEPDSEALKVLRKIFAPYRIIDGKAVIIGNDAASLAFTLGYGTPRFTEDMQASSVLELLAALCGVTVKDKAPTYVGGRMGRPEKAKHREMKPNVHVLFPVGLAGGSHRDLMEAGKKGPVFVEMVKRKCPECKTYTRKIQCATCGGPTFPEKVCPRCGRPLKDSYCGSCKAEAILYQRQPVNFKEVVESASVTLGYQAPKMLRGVKGLTNLDKTPEMLEKGILRAKYDLSVYKDGTIRFDATNAPLTHITPAEIGVSIEKMHQMGYHADTHGLPLTDPNQVCELKLQDVVVPWSAGEYFLKIAAFIDDLLVRVYKLPPYYNVKKAQDLVGHLIFGLAPHTCACILGRIVGYTDRNVIYAHPVWHSAKRRDCDGDEDAIMLGLDTLLNFSRIFLPAQIGGIMDAPILLIPVCNTKEVQRQAHDFDVSASYPLEFYRKSWEKGESRTVSAFMDTISHRLDTEAQFEGFQFTTPCTNINLGNANSSYKEFKSMIDKLNMQLELGEKIDAVSAKSVALKVLNTHFMRDIAGNLRAFSTQGFRCRSCNRKFRRLPLSGKCPTPNCGGQLTLTVYRGGIEKYLDAAQQLVDKYGLPNYYTQRMDLIKEELVLMFDNKKPKQAKLFDFG is encoded by the coding sequence TTGAACATCAGTAAAGGCTACCAAAACTACCTTGACGCCCTAAACAAGGAGTTAATGCACATCTACCAAATCAGCGACAGCGCCCGATCCAAAGGCTTAGACCCCGCGCTTAAAACCGAATGCATCATCGCCCAAGACATCGCTGACCTCGTCGAGGGTCTGGTGGGACCCAAAGGCGTCGCAGTCAGCATCCGTGAACTCAGCAAAACCAAGCCCCGAGAAGAAATCGCCTTCGTAGTCGCCAAGGAAATCGCCCAGGGCAAATTCGCCCAAACCGACGAGGAGAAAACCGAGGAGAAGCTAGCTGAGCAGGCTATTCGTACGGCGCTTGCCATTTTCACTGAGGGCTTAACCGCTGCGCCCATCCAGGGTATCGCTCAGGTTAAGGTCAAGAAGAACGCTGATCAAACCCGTTATCTCGGCATATACTTCGCCGGTCCCATCCGCTCGGCAGGCGGCACCGACCAGGCTTTAACGTTGGTGGTGGGGGACTACGTGCGGCTTGCCCTCAACTTAGACGTGTACAAACCCACTGAAGAGGAAATCTCCCGCTTCGTAGAGGAACTGCGGCTTTACGAACGCGCCGTAGGCCGCTTCCAATATCACATCCCCGACGCGGAGCTCCGCAAAGCCCTAAACCTTGTCCCCGTCGAATGCACAGGCACCGAATCAGACCCCGTCGAGGTCTCCTCCTACCGCAACCTGGAGCGGGTTGAAACCAACCGCGTCCGCGGCGGCGCCCTACGCGTCATCAACGACGGCATCGTCGGGCGTGCACAAAAGGTGTATGTGGTTGTTGACAAGTTCGGCTTTCATGAGTGGGATTGGCTTAAGAGCTTCAAGAAGAAATCCGAGAAGAAATCTGGCGGCTTCATGGACGACGTGATTGCTGGGCGACCCATCTTTGCATTTCCCTCAACCCGCGGCGGCTTCCGCCTCCGATATGGCCGCTCACGTAACACAGGCCTCTCCGCCGTAGGAATCCACCCCGCCACCATGCTGGTCGTCGAGAGCTTTCTAGCCGCAGGCACCCAGATGCGCCTGGAGCTGCCTGGCAAAGGCGGCGTCACCATGCCTGTGGACAGCATCGAGAAACCCGTGGTGCTGCTTAAAGACGGCTCGGTTGTTCGGGTTTCGCTGGAGAACTTTGTTGATGTGAAGGGCAGGGTCCAGAAAATCCTGTTTTTAGGCGACATGCTTATTGACTTTGGAGATTTCCTCTACAGCAACAAGACGCTTCCGCCCTCAGGGTACGTGGAGGAATGGTGGAGCAAAGACCTGCAGAACGCCATTTTAGCCAAATATGGCGGCGACGCCTGCAAAGCCTCAGAAGCCTGCAAGCTCCCCTCCGACAAACTGGAGAACTTCATCTATGATCCCTTTAAGAACAAGCCCACCGCCAAGGAAGCCGCAGCCATAAGCCAAGTTTTAGGTGTGCCGCTGGCGCCAAACTGCATCTTCTATTGGACTGGAACACCCACGGTGGAGGATGTTTTGTGCCTCCGCAGGTGGCTGGGCAGCTGTGAGGTGGCGCTGCAGGATGGGTTTGCCTGCAAAATCACAGGTGAGCCGGACAGCGAGGCCTTAAAGGTGCTGCGTAAGATTTTTGCTCCCTACCGAATAATCGATGGCAAAGCAGTGATCATTGGCAATGACGCGGCTTCCTTAGCCTTCACGTTGGGCTATGGCACCCCACGCTTCACTGAGGACATGCAGGCTTCATCTGTGCTGGAGCTGCTGGCGGCGCTCTGCGGCGTGACGGTTAAGGATAAGGCACCTACCTACGTGGGGGGACGCATGGGCAGACCCGAAAAAGCCAAGCACCGCGAAATGAAACCCAACGTACACGTGCTTTTCCCCGTCGGTTTAGCAGGGGGCAGCCACCGGGACTTGATGGAGGCAGGCAAAAAAGGCCCCGTTTTTGTTGAGATGGTTAAACGCAAATGCCCCGAATGCAAAACCTACACCCGTAAAATCCAATGCGCCACCTGCGGCGGACCCACCTTCCCCGAGAAGGTTTGCCCCCGATGCGGCAGACCCCTCAAGGACAGCTACTGCGGCAGCTGCAAAGCCGAAGCCATCCTCTATCAGCGTCAACCAGTGAATTTCAAAGAGGTAGTGGAATCCGCCAGCGTCACCCTTGGCTATCAGGCTCCTAAGATGCTGCGGGGCGTGAAGGGCTTAACGAACCTTGACAAGACCCCTGAGATGCTTGAGAAGGGTATCCTGCGCGCCAAATACGACTTATCCGTCTACAAGGACGGCACCATACGCTTCGACGCCACCAACGCGCCGCTTACCCATATTACCCCCGCGGAAATCGGCGTTTCAATCGAGAAGATGCATCAGATGGGCTACCATGCCGACACCCACGGCTTACCCCTCACTGACCCCAATCAGGTCTGTGAACTTAAACTCCAAGATGTCGTTGTTCCCTGGTCGGCCGGAGAGTACTTTCTAAAAATCGCTGCCTTCATCGATGATTTGCTGGTGCGCGTCTACAAGCTGCCACCATACTATAACGTTAAGAAAGCCCAGGACCTTGTGGGGCACCTCATCTTCGGGTTAGCTCCTCATACCTGCGCCTGCATTCTGGGCAGAATCGTCGGCTACACCGACCGCAACGTCATCTATGCCCATCCCGTCTGGCACTCAGCTAAGCGCCGTGACTGCGACGGCGACGAAGACGCCATCATGCTGGGCTTAGATACCCTGCTGAATTTCTCAAGGATTTTTCTGCCTGCCCAAATCGGCGGCATCATGGATGCTCCGATTCTACTGATTCCAGTTTGCAACACCAAGGAGGTGCAGCGGCAAGCCCACGACTTCGATGTCAGCGCATCTTATCCGCTGGAGTTTTACCGTAAATCCTGGGAAAAAGGCGAATCCCGAACCGTCAGCGCCTTCATGGATACCATTAGCCACCGCTTGGACACTGAAGCGCAGTTTGAGGGGTTCCAGTTTACCACGCCCTGCACCAACATCAACTTGGGCAACGCTAACAGCAGCTACAAAGAATTCAAATCCATGATAGATAAACTCAACATGCAGCTTGAGCTGGGAGAAAAAATCGATGCCGTAAGCGCTAAGAGCGTGGCGCTAAAAGTCCTCAACACCCACTTCATGCGTGACATCGCAGGCAACCTCCGCGCTTTTTCCACGCAAGGATTCAGATGCAGATCATGTAACAGGAAATTCCGCAGACTCCCCTTATCAGGTAAATGCCCAACTCCTAATTGCGGCGGCCAACTAACTCTCACCGTTTACCGCGGCGGAATCGAGAAGTACCTGGATGCGGCGCAGCAATTGGTCGACAAGTATGGCTTGCCGAATTATTACACGCAGCGCATGGACCTCATTAAAGAGGAGCTTGTCTTGATGTTTGATAACAAAAAACCCAAGCAAGCCAAGCTTTTCGATTTTGGTTAG
- a CDS encoding NAD+ synthase: MDFSKVENRIRRFIKECVENACAEGIVLGLSGGVDSATIAALSSRAIGGNRVLALMLPEAETRSQQDLDAAKTVADLFGLRSQICDMTPAVEGTYKSIPIFDSTDRLCKGNIKARTRMVFLYYYANKQNRIVCGSSDKSETMMGYFTKWGDAAADIAPIIDLYKSQVRMLAVHLGIPKELAYKPSTPALWPNQKAEEELEIKFETLDLILYGLERFMSPMEIAEQLSLDRAVVDQVKCRWLANEHKRCLPMAPKLGYRTVTNDFRLPRHTY; this comes from the coding sequence ATGGATTTTTCTAAGGTGGAAAACCGAATCCGCCGATTCATCAAAGAATGCGTAGAGAACGCATGTGCCGAAGGCATCGTACTGGGGCTCAGCGGCGGAGTGGACAGCGCAACCATAGCGGCTCTTTCAAGCAGAGCCATAGGAGGCAACAGGGTTTTGGCGCTTATGCTTCCCGAAGCGGAAACCCGAAGCCAACAAGACCTCGACGCCGCCAAAACCGTCGCTGACCTCTTTGGGCTCCGATCCCAAATCTGCGACATGACCCCCGCAGTGGAAGGCACCTACAAGAGCATCCCAATCTTCGATTCCACCGATCGACTGTGCAAGGGAAACATCAAAGCCCGAACCCGAATGGTTTTCCTCTACTACTACGCCAACAAGCAAAACCGAATCGTCTGCGGCAGCTCAGATAAATCCGAGACTATGATGGGCTACTTTACCAAGTGGGGCGACGCCGCAGCCGATATAGCACCCATCATTGATCTCTACAAGAGCCAGGTGCGCATGCTAGCCGTGCATCTGGGCATCCCCAAGGAACTGGCCTACAAGCCCTCGACGCCTGCGCTCTGGCCTAATCAAAAAGCCGAGGAGGAGCTGGAAATCAAATTCGAGACCTTAGACCTCATCCTCTATGGCCTGGAACGCTTCATGTCGCCGATGGAAATCGCTGAGCAACTCAGCCTCGACAGAGCAGTCGTGGACCAAGTTAAATGCCGCTGGCTAGCCAACGAGCATAAGCGTTGTTTGCCAATGGCACCTAAGCTGGGGTATCGAACGGTCACAAACGATTTTAGGCTCCCAAGACACACCTACTGA
- a CDS encoding carbon-nitrogen hydrolase family protein, translating into MKEKIKLALCQISCRRENKEANLSKIEELTRRAKQEGAELAIFPEMSLTGYVLHDLLFEVAEPIPGPSVKRIEALAKETQMHIIFGMAERSEKAQATIYNTAVLVGPEGLLGKYRKMYLPTHSVFEEKRYFRPGYQPAAIKTKLGTVGLTICYDVFFPEVFRLPRLMGAQLLVCISASPAVRRSYFEILTAARALENTAYLAYVNLAGLEDGMQFWGGSRLVSPTGDVLARAKYDEEDFVVCEADFVDLRAAESFIPTLRDLRPELYRKLGELSEQF; encoded by the coding sequence ATGAAGGAAAAAATCAAGCTTGCCCTCTGCCAAATAAGCTGTAGAAGAGAAAACAAAGAAGCCAACCTCAGCAAAATCGAGGAATTAACAAGACGCGCCAAACAGGAGGGGGCTGAACTCGCCATTTTCCCAGAGATGTCGCTGACTGGCTATGTGCTCCATGACCTTCTCTTCGAGGTAGCTGAACCCATCCCCGGGCCCTCGGTAAAGCGGATAGAGGCGTTGGCGAAGGAAACGCAGATGCATATCATCTTTGGCATGGCTGAACGCTCGGAGAAGGCGCAGGCAACCATCTATAACACCGCTGTCCTTGTGGGTCCAGAGGGGCTGCTTGGCAAGTACCGCAAGATGTATCTGCCTACCCACAGCGTCTTTGAAGAGAAACGTTATTTTCGCCCAGGCTACCAGCCCGCCGCCATAAAAACCAAGCTAGGCACCGTGGGCTTAACGATATGCTATGACGTGTTCTTCCCCGAAGTGTTTAGGCTGCCTCGACTGATGGGCGCGCAGCTTCTTGTCTGCATCTCTGCTTCGCCAGCGGTGCGTCGAAGCTACTTTGAAATCCTCACGGCTGCTAGGGCGCTGGAGAATACGGCGTATCTTGCCTACGTTAACCTCGCCGGATTGGAGGATGGCATGCAGTTCTGGGGTGGAAGCCGACTTGTCAGCCCAACAGGGGACGTCTTAGCTAGGGCAAAGTATGATGAGGAGGACTTTGTGGTTTGCGAGGCGGATTTTGTGGACCTGCGTGCGGCTGAATCCTTTATTCCGACGCTGAGGGATCTGCGGCCTGAGCTTTACCGTAAGCTTGGGGAGCTTTCGGAGCAGTTTTAG
- a CDS encoding MarR family transcriptional regulator — protein MAVTAVAAYEYYRQIRMAHKEYVKARDFIQDIVLSFDRQLKRESNRFESMVAKVDGTNVSAESSYRKAENLERKLQPLQEQLSTLSQSYQAMSQSITENLTESSQASTTILSGLEGLESKLKDIEATQETLRNKISGFEEQIQKLSIARPLQPQVEVALPPIPIKRDKALSALTETEITVLEMLSKEGPKTAPEIKEHVKLSREHTARLMKKLYEEGYLEREAGKIPFRYSIKKEMEPLLARAENPAV, from the coding sequence GTGGCTGTAACAGCGGTAGCTGCCTATGAATACTACCGACAAATCCGCATGGCCCACAAAGAATACGTCAAAGCCCGTGATTTCATCCAAGATATCGTGCTAAGTTTCGATCGGCAACTTAAACGTGAATCAAACCGCTTCGAATCCATGGTGGCAAAAGTAGATGGAACCAACGTTTCCGCTGAATCAAGCTACAGAAAAGCCGAAAACCTCGAGAGAAAATTGCAGCCGCTACAGGAGCAACTTAGCACTCTTAGCCAATCATATCAGGCGATGTCACAGAGCATCACAGAAAACCTCACTGAATCCAGCCAAGCCAGCACCACTATCCTCTCGGGACTTGAGGGCCTTGAATCGAAACTAAAAGACATAGAAGCCACCCAGGAAACGCTGCGAAACAAAATCAGCGGGTTCGAGGAGCAAATCCAAAAACTCTCCATCGCTCGGCCCCTCCAGCCCCAAGTTGAGGTTGCGCTGCCGCCGATACCGATTAAACGCGATAAAGCCCTATCCGCCTTGACAGAAACAGAGATCACTGTTCTGGAGATGCTTTCCAAAGAGGGCCCCAAAACTGCGCCTGAAATAAAGGAGCATGTAAAGCTCAGCCGGGAACATACAGCTCGGCTTATGAAGAAGCTCTACGAGGAGGGTTACTTGGAGAGGGAGGCAGGCAAGATTCCGTTCCGTTACAGCATCAAAAAAGAGATGGAGCCGCTGCTGGCAAGGGCAGAGAACCCAGCGGTATAA
- a CDS encoding orc1/cdc6 family replication initiation protein, whose product MGRTGNTNVLDDVFESFVNAPKLFRDREVLRHDYLPDRLPHREDQIRLLGSTVAPVLKSARCSNIFIYGKTGTGKTAVAKYVLSHLESKAKEYGAQVKFCYINCRMTGSEYRVFASLSQSVGLSIPFTGLSVGEVFDRFRMGLDQSRIIFIIVLDEVDALIKDRGDAFMYELTRINETLSKSKVSIIGISNDLRLKEFLDPRVFSSLSEEELVFRPYDAAELRNILMERSKLAFQDGVLSESALSISSALAAAEHGDARRALDLLRVAGEVAERQSAKSITEEHVRQAEKHIEHNRVVEALKNLTLHSKLVLLSVYHLNKPSATTGEIYDIYNELCGEMGAGLLTQRRLGTLVNELDSMGLVNAKVVSMGRYGRTKKIRLEISRGLIRDVFTEDARFSQLLGYSPKSNHKPSD is encoded by the coding sequence GTGGGCAGAACGGGCAACACAAACGTACTCGACGATGTATTCGAAAGTTTCGTTAACGCGCCGAAACTATTCAGGGACCGCGAAGTTCTAAGACACGACTACTTACCAGACAGACTTCCACATCGAGAAGACCAAATCCGCCTCTTAGGCTCAACCGTTGCTCCAGTGCTTAAATCCGCAAGATGTTCCAACATATTCATCTACGGCAAAACCGGCACCGGAAAAACTGCGGTCGCAAAATATGTCCTAAGCCACCTTGAATCCAAAGCCAAAGAATACGGTGCACAAGTCAAATTCTGCTACATCAACTGCCGCATGACCGGCTCAGAGTACCGTGTGTTTGCCAGCCTCAGTCAAAGCGTTGGTTTATCCATACCCTTTACTGGGCTTTCTGTAGGTGAAGTTTTCGATAGGTTCCGAATGGGCCTTGACCAATCCAGAATAATCTTCATTATAGTCCTTGATGAAGTCGACGCTCTAATCAAGGATCGAGGAGACGCTTTCATGTATGAGCTTACCCGCATAAATGAGACCCTCAGCAAAAGCAAAGTCTCCATCATCGGCATATCCAACGATCTGCGACTAAAAGAATTTCTTGACCCACGCGTCTTCAGTTCCCTAAGCGAAGAAGAACTAGTTTTCAGACCCTACGACGCAGCGGAACTCCGAAACATTTTGATGGAGCGGTCAAAACTTGCTTTTCAGGATGGCGTGTTATCTGAATCCGCCTTAAGCATCTCCTCTGCGCTTGCTGCGGCTGAGCATGGGGATGCGAGACGTGCACTGGATTTGCTGCGGGTGGCAGGCGAGGTTGCGGAGCGTCAAAGTGCAAAATCCATAACGGAGGAGCATGTGCGCCAAGCAGAAAAGCACATAGAGCATAACCGCGTCGTGGAGGCCCTCAAAAACTTGACGTTGCATTCTAAACTCGTGCTGCTCAGCGTATATCACCTCAACAAGCCCAGTGCCACCACAGGAGAAATCTATGACATCTACAATGAACTCTGCGGCGAGATGGGTGCGGGGCTGCTGACTCAGCGGCGTTTAGGTACCTTGGTTAATGAACTTGATTCGATGGGTTTAGTTAACGCTAAAGTAGTTAGCATGGGCAGATATGGCAGAACCAAAAAGATTCGCCTCGAGATTTCCCGGGGCTTAATCCGAGATGTCTTCACCGAGGATGCCCGCTTCAGCCAACTGCTAGGGTACTCCCCTAAAAGCAACCATAAACCCTCAGACTGA
- a CDS encoding DNA-directed DNA polymerase II small subunit, whose translation MSAEEKLQKAIEATIAAGYQLNCEAFEFLTQNAQTSDPLSLMNLALQRMEALQDKPIFIERSFLEDVMQQAMAPPEPIIEPPKAIYQEPTASPSYPEVSAPAATPEVDAADYFYPEAKYIPSELQILEDPTGKLTSNGTLGEYVGLFQDRFRRIEKLLRQRMDVRAATPIVEALKSQPKTKLKIICMLTEKRDSKNHMILSVEDLQGSATILIPQKAPEDVKKRALMLLPDTVFCAAVIKTRTNLLMAEDIILPEVGRKPPQRAQEPVYAVLTSDIHVGSTKFNKAAFKNFIQWLRGKYGTAEMREIAGRVKYLLIAGDIVDGVGIYPDQQKELTIRDVHKQYNFAVKYLEKVPNYIEIVIAPGNHDAARKSQPQPAIPPGYLTAIEGKANIHSVGSPCFLSLHGVEVLMYHGVSLNDIIGVVPGMDNDHPQNSMRLMMQSRHLAPVYGGKTMLSPENRDYMVIDKVPDIFHAGHIHVIGYFNYRGVLVVNSGGWQEQTDYMEKLGLTPTPGKVPVVNLQTLETIELDFTKPSV comes from the coding sequence ATGAGTGCGGAGGAAAAACTTCAAAAAGCAATCGAGGCAACAATCGCGGCAGGCTACCAGCTGAACTGCGAAGCCTTCGAGTTCCTCACCCAAAACGCCCAGACCAGCGATCCCCTTTCCCTGATGAACCTTGCTCTGCAGAGGATGGAGGCGCTGCAGGATAAGCCCATCTTTATCGAACGCAGCTTTTTAGAAGACGTAATGCAGCAGGCCATGGCGCCCCCCGAACCCATAATCGAGCCGCCAAAGGCAATCTACCAGGAGCCCACAGCGTCACCCAGCTACCCAGAGGTATCGGCCCCCGCTGCTACCCCTGAGGTTGATGCCGCCGACTATTTCTATCCAGAAGCCAAGTACATACCCTCCGAGCTCCAAATCCTCGAGGACCCCACGGGCAAGTTGACCTCCAACGGCACCCTCGGCGAGTACGTAGGGCTCTTTCAGGATCGCTTCAGACGCATCGAAAAGCTACTTCGCCAAAGAATGGATGTACGAGCCGCCACGCCCATCGTTGAAGCCCTAAAGTCTCAGCCGAAAACCAAGCTTAAAATCATCTGCATGCTCACCGAGAAGCGGGACTCCAAAAACCACATGATTCTCTCAGTGGAGGACCTGCAGGGAAGCGCAACCATCCTGATTCCCCAGAAGGCGCCTGAGGACGTTAAAAAAAGGGCGCTTATGCTTTTGCCTGACACTGTGTTCTGCGCCGCCGTAATTAAAACCCGAACTAACCTGCTTATGGCAGAGGACATTATCCTTCCTGAGGTAGGCAGAAAACCACCGCAGCGCGCGCAGGAACCAGTCTACGCTGTGTTAACCTCTGACATACATGTGGGCAGCACCAAATTCAACAAGGCAGCGTTTAAGAATTTTATCCAGTGGCTCCGCGGCAAATATGGTACAGCTGAGATGCGGGAAATCGCCGGCAGAGTCAAGTATCTCCTGATTGCAGGCGACATCGTGGACGGCGTAGGAATCTATCCTGATCAGCAGAAAGAACTTACCATCCGCGATGTCCACAAGCAATACAATTTCGCGGTAAAATATCTTGAGAAGGTCCCTAATTACATCGAAATCGTGATAGCGCCCGGCAACCATGACGCGGCACGTAAATCTCAGCCTCAGCCCGCCATTCCCCCCGGTTACCTCACCGCGATTGAGGGCAAAGCAAACATTCACTCGGTGGGCAGCCCATGCTTTTTGAGTCTGCATGGCGTCGAGGTGTTGATGTACCATGGTGTAAGCCTCAACGATATAATCGGGGTTGTGCCAGGCATGGATAATGATCACCCCCAGAACTCCATGAGGCTGATGATGCAGAGCCGTCACCTTGCACCCGTCTACGGTGGAAAAACGATGCTTTCCCCAGAGAACCGTGACTACATGGTAATTGATAAAGTCCCAGATATTTTCCATGCAGGCCACATCCACGTTATAGGCTACTTTAACTACCGTGGGGTGCTGGTGGTTAATTCGGGTGGCTGGCAGGAACAAACCGACTACATGGAAAAGCTTGGTTTGACCCCTACGCCAGGCAAAGTGCCGGTGGTGAACTTGCAAACTCTAGAAACGATAGAGCTTGATTTCACTAAGCCGTCAGTCTGA
- a CDS encoding phosphate uptake regulator PhoU has translation MGDLRKIQQTPTGTFFVCLPREWAKENGLQKGSLVDLDVTSDGKLLVDSKYDVEQQPKVASLKVSPFLGREIVGRYLLGYDVIRVEAKDRIDSNVRNLIKSTANSLAGLMIVEETPSMMSLQCLMQQPFTSPEKILQRNQASAARMIRDAANSFVTSDLDLAKNVIERDVENNKFYFLLVRILRTIIQNPRLSEKLAITPIECLDYRLAASLIEGIGDACVQMASTTLGLNGAKLSEDLRKLLVDLELACCEANDQAFKAFLGKDISLAECARNLRSKIDADSAKIEVAAKESSVDLMPQILASVSFLRQIYERSVDIADLVV, from the coding sequence ATGGGTGACTTACGTAAGATTCAGCAGACGCCAACAGGGACCTTTTTTGTCTGTTTACCCCGCGAATGGGCAAAAGAAAACGGGCTGCAAAAAGGCAGTTTAGTTGATTTAGATGTAACCTCCGACGGTAAGCTTCTTGTAGACTCCAAATACGATGTGGAGCAGCAGCCAAAAGTGGCTTCTCTTAAGGTTAGCCCTTTTTTGGGCCGCGAAATCGTGGGGCGCTACCTGCTCGGCTACGATGTCATTCGAGTGGAAGCCAAAGACCGCATCGACTCCAACGTCCGTAACCTCATCAAATCCACAGCTAACTCCTTAGCAGGCTTGATGATTGTGGAGGAAACGCCCTCTATGATGTCGCTGCAGTGCTTGATGCAGCAGCCTTTCACTTCGCCCGAGAAGATTCTGCAGCGTAACCAAGCTAGCGCGGCAAGGATGATTCGGGACGCAGCCAACTCCTTTGTTACCTCAGATTTGGATTTAGCCAAAAACGTAATTGAACGTGATGTCGAGAACAACAAGTTCTATTTTCTGCTTGTCCGAATTCTGCGTACCATCATTCAGAATCCAAGACTCAGCGAAAAACTCGCCATAACCCCCATCGAATGCCTCGACTACCGCCTAGCCGCAAGCCTCATCGAAGGCATCGGCGACGCATGTGTACAGATGGCGTCAACCACTCTGGGGCTAAACGGCGCAAAACTCTCTGAGGACCTGCGAAAGCTGCTGGTGGATTTAGAGTTGGCCTGCTGCGAAGCCAACGACCAAGCCTTCAAAGCCTTTTTAGGCAAAGACATCTCGCTAGCTGAATGCGCCCGTAACTTGAGATCAAAAATCGATGCTGACTCGGCTAAAATCGAGGTTGCCGCAAAGGAGTCCTCGGTGGATTTGATGCCGCAAATCCTGGCTTCCGTGTCTTTTCTGAGGCAGATTTACGAGCGCAGCGTAGACATAGCGGACCTTGTAGTTTAA
- a CDS encoding orotate phosphoribosyltransferase → MSTVTDKIAEALYQSGCLRFGSFKIKSGALSPYYIDLARVLAAPVQLDVIAEAAAEKIREIQATEHIDKLASIELKGALIVPSIAVKLNMPCVIVRKEEKAYGVTGRTAGADVAAGENILFFDDVVSEGLSKVEGVKPLLELGANVKHMLVVVNREHGGKENLEKHGYRVHALAKISDVVASLYGNGRISKEQADRVLDYIKQFNVG, encoded by the coding sequence ATGTCCACAGTCACCGATAAAATCGCAGAAGCCCTCTACCAGTCGGGGTGCCTGCGGTTTGGCAGCTTCAAAATCAAATCCGGAGCCCTCAGCCCCTACTACATCGACTTAGCCCGCGTGCTAGCCGCCCCCGTTCAGCTTGACGTAATCGCGGAGGCTGCAGCAGAGAAAATCCGGGAAATCCAAGCTACCGAGCACATCGACAAGTTAGCTTCCATCGAGCTTAAAGGCGCTCTCATTGTGCCCAGCATAGCCGTCAAACTCAACATGCCCTGTGTTATCGTGCGCAAAGAAGAGAAAGCCTACGGCGTCACAGGCAGAACCGCGGGCGCCGACGTGGCAGCAGGCGAAAACATCCTGTTCTTCGATGATGTGGTCAGCGAGGGCTTATCCAAGGTTGAGGGAGTGAAGCCGCTTTTGGAGCTCGGCGCCAACGTTAAGCATATGCTGGTGGTGGTGAATCGGGAGCACGGTGGCAAAGAGAACCTTGAAAAACACGGTTACCGCGTGCATGCCTTAGCCAAAATCTCTGATGTGGTCGCTTCGCTGTATGGTAACGGGCGCATCTCTAAAGAGCAGGCTGATCGAGTATTAGATTACATTAAACAGTTCAATGTTGGCTAA